The Ischnura elegans chromosome 1, ioIscEleg1.1, whole genome shotgun sequence genome contains a region encoding:
- the LOC124155334 gene encoding histidine-rich glycoprotein-like produces MMLIPLLSVAILMASMPPINSLTVPTGDGGKGSTDGAVAHPKQSVESVSSVKVFNAPDSMSGAAVEISKSHGGPAVGYEDSHRPSQHHSTKPPQSKPEHHSSQHHAHEPSFSDALSHMSQAFRLGLCNKFGWCMPFPKDNHPASTSPIDFPSTAHFETEYDKDAFLGMGSSSSHGKNPFGMISSVFHGWHDDHDSSSVHGSKPQGSHRIPHQINKPGHHHDGEKHQIGDDHRGSHGHHQSAHKPDHGTHDHHQSHTDTHHKPHEPHGGPLKPTPIHEEHHHGESHHSPQGAHHGHDSPGSGLYFTDTDHSSNPHSDHHPETSMHGSAHGATHHGELSFGNHHHGTPGHHEKPHGDGSHTSGQHHGSNYPHHHLSGSSHGVHPQSSNTGHHTHQPESSVHGHHAGGHHSSSPHKDEHHVSAANSHYKPHFNAHLGGDHAAVKPNKHHPYMTITYKPLFGPLRLPWSVKKFLLV; encoded by the exons ATGATG CTGATACCTCTCCTAAGCGTGGCCATATTGATGGCTTCCATGCCACCTATCAACTCCCTCACAGTTCCTACTGGTGACGGAGGGAAAGGGTCGACGGATGGTGCTGTGGCCCACCCCAAACAATCCGTGGAAAGTGTTTCAAGCGTTAAAGTCTTCAACGCCCCCGACTCCATGTCGGGTGCGGCCGTTGAAATCTCCAAGTCGCACGGAGGCCCTGCTGTGGGCTACGAAGACAGCCATCGCCCGTCACAGCACCACAGTACCAAGCCCCCTCAATCAAAACCAGAGCATCATTCAAGCCAGCACCACGCACACGAGCCGTCGTTTTCGGACGCTCTTTCGCACATGAGTCAGGCTTTCCGGCTGGGATTGTGCAACAAATTCGGCTGGTGTATGCCGTTCCCCAAGGACAATCACCCTGCGAGCACGTCGCCCATCGACTTTCCTTCCACCGCGCACTTCGAGACCGAGTACGACAAGGATGCATTTCTCGGCATGGGATCATCTTCGTCTCACGGGAAGAATCCGTTTGGCATGATTTCCTCAGTCTTCCACGGTTGGCATGATGACCACGATTCTTCCTCAGTCCACGGTTCCAAACCACAG GGAAGTCATCGAATTCCCCACCAAATAAACAAACCTGGGCATCATCATGACGGCGAAAAGCATCAAATTGGCGACGATCACCGTGGAAGCCACGGCCACCATCAGTCAGCACACAAGCCAGATCACGGCACCCACGATCATCATCAGTCGCACACCGATACGCATCACAAACCACATGAGCCCCATGGAG GACCCCTTAAACCAACACCGATCCATGAGGAACACCACCATGGCGAGTCTCACCATTCACCCCAAGGAGCACACCACGGCCACGATTCTCCGGGGAGCGGCCTTTACTTCACTGACACAGATCATTCCTCCAATCCACACTCGGACCACCACCCGGAAACTTCAATGCACGGCTCAGCCCACGGCGCCACTCATCACGGAGAGCTGAGCTTCGGCAACCACCACCACGGTACCCCTGGACATCACGAAAAACCTCACGGTGACGGAAGTCATACCAGTGGCCAACATCATGGCAGCAACTACCCGCACCACCATCTATCTGGTAGCAGCCACGGGGTTCATCCACAGTCGTCCAACACCGGTCACCACACGCACCAACCCGAATCCTCCGTCCACGGGCACCACGCTGGCGGACACCATTCTTCGAGTCCGCACAAGGATGAGCACCACGTCTCCGCTGCCAATTCGCACTACAAGCCTCACTTCAACGCACACCTGGGAGGTGA